The Pseudomonas kermanshahensis genome includes a window with the following:
- a CDS encoding hybrid sensor histidine kinase/response regulator, translated as MLAQRKGRETGSGLMDIKFTNRLSYKQARLTVLVGFILGTLLSLIQIGIDYASEDASINREVRALLQISHNPASRIAYNIDAELALELTRGLLQSPAVIRARLIDNNDTVLADVERPRLEDRYRPLSDFLFGEQRQLQDRLFLAHMPNEYLGTLYLDVDTYAFGSRFLDRAGITLFNGFARSLVLTGILLALFYMMLTKPLVTVIGALSGSDPRKPRQTRLECPHGHEHDEIGVLVKVANQQFVSMATEIEQRRNAENRLTQYLNELEDIVSARTDQLKASNSSLSLTNQELEEARRRALDMAQARAAFLANMSHEIRTPLNGMLGMIALALDSPLPSEQRQQMTIAHDSGKVLVELLNDILDLSKFDAGQLELERIAFDMSSMVEDTANLLSQNTAQSVELTCLIARDFPSSVLGDPTRVRQIVSNLLSNALKFTRFGRVDIRLVTIVGGVRLEVRDTGIGIPEEAQARIFQPFTQAGAGITRQYGGTGLGLALTRNLCKAMQGHLHIQSEPGFGSRFSAELPLAVHTEAIPPAPLQGRVVALSDASSGLHELLQDLLPAWGLAYQRHDSSAGLHTAAFDLLITDDLEHLLALRPALKTPILLVTAYGNFLPNEQSINLAPLHQLARPLARNALYQTLRRILQGHEPEHPLANPHTSPEEGRARILLVEDNPVNQLVAKGMLAKLGCQVQLATQGAEALAWLEQEDFDLVLMDCNMPVMDGYEASRRIRQSGRWPDLPIVALTANAMPEERERCRAAGMNDYLAKPFRREELLALVEHWVPISG; from the coding sequence ATGCTTGCGCAGCGCAAGGGACGTGAAACCGGCTCGGGACTCATGGATATCAAGTTCACCAATCGCCTGTCATACAAGCAAGCCCGGCTGACAGTCCTGGTCGGCTTCATCCTGGGAACATTGCTCAGTCTCATCCAGATCGGCATCGATTATGCCAGCGAAGACGCATCCATCAACCGTGAAGTGCGTGCACTGCTGCAAATCAGCCACAACCCGGCTTCGCGCATCGCCTACAACATCGATGCCGAACTGGCCCTGGAGCTGACCCGCGGCCTGCTGCAATCGCCAGCAGTGATCCGCGCCCGGCTGATCGACAACAACGATACCGTACTGGCCGACGTCGAGCGCCCGCGCCTCGAAGACCGCTACCGCCCGCTCAGCGACTTCCTGTTCGGCGAGCAGCGCCAGCTTCAAGACCGCCTGTTTCTCGCCCATATGCCCAATGAATACCTGGGCACCCTGTACCTGGACGTCGACACCTACGCCTTCGGCAGCCGCTTCCTCGACCGCGCCGGCATTACCTTGTTCAACGGCTTTGCCCGCAGCCTGGTGCTGACCGGGATCCTGCTGGCGCTGTTCTACATGATGCTGACCAAACCGCTGGTGACCGTGATTGGCGCGCTCAGCGGCAGCGACCCGCGCAAGCCGCGGCAAACCCGGCTGGAATGCCCCCACGGCCACGAACACGACGAGATCGGCGTGCTGGTCAAAGTCGCCAACCAGCAGTTCGTCAGCATGGCCACCGAGATCGAGCAGCGGCGTAACGCCGAAAACCGCCTGACCCAGTACCTGAACGAGCTGGAAGACATCGTGTCGGCGCGCACCGACCAGCTCAAGGCCAGCAACAGCAGCTTGAGCCTGACCAACCAAGAGCTCGAAGAAGCCCGGCGCCGGGCCCTGGACATGGCCCAGGCGCGCGCGGCCTTCCTGGCCAACATGAGCCACGAGATCCGCACCCCGCTCAACGGCATGCTCGGCATGATCGCCCTGGCCCTGGACAGCCCGCTGCCCAGTGAACAGCGCCAGCAGATGACCATCGCCCACGACTCGGGCAAGGTGCTGGTGGAGCTGCTGAACGATATTCTCGACCTGTCCAAGTTCGATGCCGGCCAACTGGAGCTGGAACGCATCGCCTTCGACATGAGCTCGATGGTCGAGGACACCGCCAACCTGCTGTCGCAGAACACCGCGCAAAGCGTCGAGCTGACCTGCCTGATCGCCCGCGACTTCCCCAGCAGCGTGCTCGGCGACCCGACACGGGTGCGCCAGATCGTCAGCAACCTCTTGTCCAACGCGCTCAAGTTCACCCGCTTCGGCCGCGTCGACATCCGCCTGGTGACGATTGTCGGCGGTGTGCGCCTGGAAGTGCGCGATACCGGCATCGGCATCCCCGAGGAGGCGCAGGCGCGAATTTTCCAACCCTTCACCCAGGCTGGCGCTGGCATCACCCGCCAGTACGGCGGCACCGGCCTGGGCCTGGCACTGACGCGCAACCTGTGCAAGGCCATGCAGGGGCACCTGCATATCCAGTCCGAACCAGGCTTTGGCAGCCGCTTCAGCGCAGAGCTGCCACTGGCCGTGCACACTGAAGCCATCCCGCCGGCGCCGCTGCAGGGCCGCGTGGTGGCCCTGAGCGATGCCAGCAGCGGGCTGCATGAGCTGCTGCAAGACCTGCTGCCCGCCTGGGGCCTGGCGTACCAACGGCACGACAGCAGCGCAGGCCTGCACACTGCAGCGTTCGACCTGCTGATCACCGACGACCTGGAGCACCTGCTGGCACTGCGCCCTGCACTGAAGACGCCCATCCTGCTGGTGACGGCCTACGGCAATTTCCTGCCCAATGAGCAATCCATCAACCTTGCACCGCTGCACCAACTGGCCCGGCCACTGGCGCGCAACGCGTTGTACCAGACGCTGCGGCGTATCCTGCAAGGCCACGAGCCCGAGCACCCGCTGGCCAACCCGCACACCTCCCCGGAAGAAGGCCGTGCACGGATTCTGCTGGTGGAGGACAACCCGGTGAACCAACTGGTGGCCAAGGGCATGCTGGCCAAGCTCGGCTGCCAGGTACAGCTGGCTACCCAGGGCGCCGAGGCCCTGGCGTGGCTAGAACAAGAGGATTTCGACCTGGTGCTGATGGACTGCAACATGCCGGTGATGGACGGCTACGAAGCCAGCCGACGCATCCGCCAGAGCGGCCGCTGGCCAGACTTGCCAATCGTCGCGCTCACCGCCAATGCCATGCCCGAAGAGCGCGAACGCTGCCGGGCGGCGGGCATGAACGACTACCTGGCCAAGCCGTTCCGCCGCGAAGAACTGCTGGCGCTGGTCGAGCACTGGGTGCCGATCAGCGGCTGA
- a CDS encoding ATP-binding protein has product MDARLIAFLDRAESVLARLEPLLPAPRPDIDWHTTLAARWQRDGRTGYLMPLEVSLDIRLSDLIGVDQQRDQLGRNTHQFINGLPANHALLWGSRGTGKSSLVRALLAEHEGAGLRLIEIERDHLADLPRVVEQLQKLPQRFILFCDDLSFEAGEGDYRVLKSVLDGSLEQAPDNVLLYATSNRRHLVPEKESDNENWKRVDGELHPSEAVEDKIALSDRFGLWLSFYPFTQDHFLNVVEHWIGQLARPAGLNWQRDEALDILAVRWATGRGNRNGRCAYQFARYWVGLQLLEQK; this is encoded by the coding sequence ATGGACGCTCGCTTGATTGCTTTTCTGGACCGCGCCGAATCGGTACTGGCGCGCCTTGAGCCGCTGTTGCCCGCACCACGCCCGGACATCGACTGGCACACCACCTTGGCTGCCCGCTGGCAGCGCGATGGCCGCACCGGTTACCTGATGCCCCTTGAAGTCAGCCTGGACATCCGCCTGAGCGACCTGATCGGGGTCGACCAGCAACGTGACCAGTTGGGCCGCAACACCCATCAGTTCATCAATGGCCTGCCGGCCAACCATGCCTTGCTGTGGGGCTCGCGTGGCACCGGCAAGTCGTCGCTGGTGCGCGCCTTGCTGGCCGAGCACGAAGGTGCCGGCCTGCGCCTGATCGAAATCGAGCGCGACCACCTGGCCGACCTGCCGCGGGTGGTCGAGCAACTGCAAAAACTGCCGCAGCGCTTCATCCTGTTCTGCGACGACCTGTCGTTCGAAGCCGGGGAGGGCGACTACCGGGTGCTCAAGAGCGTGCTCGACGGTTCGCTGGAGCAAGCCCCCGACAATGTCTTGCTGTACGCCACCTCCAACCGTCGCCACCTGGTGCCGGAAAAAGAGAGCGACAACGAGAACTGGAAGCGCGTCGACGGCGAGCTGCACCCCAGCGAAGCCGTGGAAGACAAGATTGCCCTGTCTGACCGCTTTGGCCTGTGGCTGTCGTTCTACCCCTTCACCCAGGACCACTTCCTTAATGTGGTCGAACACTGGATCGGCCAGTTGGCGCGCCCTGCCGGGTTGAACTGGCAGCGTGACGAAGCCCTGGACATCCTCGCCGTGCGCTGGGCCACTGGCCGCGGCAACCGTAATGGCCGTTGTGCCTATCAGTTCGCCCGCTACTGGGTCGGGCTGCAATTGCTGGAGCAAAAGTAA
- a CDS encoding GAF domain-containing protein has protein sequence MIDLNASGAGLDGYNLLAAQVQALFADERDFIANAAQFSAFLYNQVDDLNWAGFYLNRNEELVLGPFQGQVACVRIPFSKGVCGAAAATRQTQRVEDVHAFPGHIACDSASNSELVIPLVKAGRLIGVLDLDSPKVGRFSEADQVGLERLAAIFLELTDC, from the coding sequence ATGATCGACCTCAATGCCAGTGGCGCCGGCCTCGATGGCTATAACCTGCTGGCCGCGCAAGTGCAGGCGCTGTTTGCCGACGAGCGTGACTTCATCGCCAACGCCGCGCAGTTTTCGGCGTTTCTTTATAACCAGGTGGACGACCTGAACTGGGCGGGGTTTTACCTGAACCGCAACGAAGAGCTGGTGCTCGGGCCGTTCCAGGGGCAGGTGGCGTGTGTGCGCATTCCGTTCAGCAAGGGTGTGTGTGGTGCGGCTGCGGCCACGCGGCAAACCCAGCGGGTGGAAGACGTGCATGCGTTCCCGGGGCATATCGCCTGTGACAGCGCATCCAACAGCGAGCTGGTGATTCCGTTGGTGAAGGCGGGCAGGTTGATTGGGGTGCTGGACCTGGACAGCCCGAAGGTGGGGCGCTTCAGTGAGGCGGACCAGGTGGGGTTGGAGCGGTTGGCGGCGATCTTTCTGGAATTGACTGACTGCTGA
- a CDS encoding autotransporter outer membrane beta-barrel domain-containing protein, giving the protein MTNRSTPQPNLLLRFAPTLLAGPLLLLGTPALAQTNVTKDTVISPGAPLDNYRVMNGATLTGNDATLLYVDVESGASLVLNDAQVDPGSRGAIGVALVGANASLNRTTVTAAGRAVTATVDSAGRGSLIQATDSILHGGNRGAVINDSRIELERSELRGLDANSVGAEFFNGTLVAKDSSVSGGQNGVRMREAPGAAGGVATLVLDNSLVEGRDGSAVVVGRGAGRPTSAQVEVRNGAELRASNGVLLEVADSATATLRVSDSNTHLVGDVRVAQGGNASVTLEHSATLTGRLDNVERLAVDSGAQWVTVGDSTLANLAMAGGSVRFGNPGDFHTLSVDNLSGNGTFIMEGNFATGQADLLTITGSATGEHTLRIDSSGTDPVAESSLHVVHAANGDARFALEGGPVDLGTFSYDLVSKENTDWYLDLTTRKVSPAAGSVLALFNSAPTVWYGELGSLRSRMGEVRQNSGKAGGWIRTFANKYNVSAASGVAYQQAQQGFSFGADTPLPIGDGNWLAGVTAGYSSSELNLDRGTSANVDSYHLGAYTTWLDPQNGYYFDAAARVNRYENSSDVRLSDGQKTKGNYNNHGVGVSLEGGRHLKFDQGYFVEPFAQLSALVIEGKDYDLDNGMRAEGGNTQSVLAKLGTTVGRTYNVDDARMVQPYVRMAWVHEFANDNAVKVNGNHFNNNLSGSRGEVGVGVAVAWADKWQAHADFDYSNGEKLEQPWGVNLGVRYNW; this is encoded by the coding sequence ATGACCAATCGCTCAACGCCCCAGCCCAACCTGCTGCTTCGCTTCGCGCCTACCTTGCTCGCCGGCCCGCTCTTGCTGCTTGGCACACCGGCGCTGGCACAGACCAACGTGACCAAGGACACTGTTATCAGCCCTGGGGCGCCTCTGGACAATTACCGGGTCATGAACGGCGCTACGCTGACCGGCAATGACGCCACGTTGCTCTATGTCGATGTCGAATCCGGCGCGTCGTTGGTGCTCAACGACGCCCAGGTCGATCCAGGCAGCAGGGGCGCGATCGGCGTAGCACTGGTGGGCGCCAATGCGTCCCTGAACCGCACCACGGTCACGGCCGCAGGCCGCGCTGTGACTGCGACCGTAGATAGCGCTGGCCGTGGCTCCCTGATCCAGGCCACGGATAGCATCCTTCACGGTGGCAACCGCGGCGCCGTGATTAACGACAGTCGAATAGAACTTGAGCGCAGCGAGCTGCGCGGGCTTGACGCGAACAGCGTTGGCGCAGAATTCTTCAACGGCACACTGGTGGCCAAAGACAGCAGCGTCAGCGGTGGACAAAACGGCGTACGCATGCGCGAAGCCCCCGGCGCGGCAGGCGGCGTTGCCACGCTGGTACTCGACAACAGCCTGGTCGAGGGCCGCGACGGCTCAGCGGTAGTGGTTGGCCGCGGCGCCGGGCGCCCCACCTCGGCACAGGTCGAGGTGCGCAATGGCGCCGAGCTCCGCGCCAGCAATGGTGTGCTGCTGGAAGTTGCCGACAGTGCCACGGCAACCTTGCGCGTCAGTGACAGCAACACGCACCTGGTGGGTGACGTGCGCGTGGCGCAAGGAGGCAATGCCAGCGTAACGCTCGAACATTCCGCCACCCTCACAGGCCGCCTCGACAATGTAGAGCGGCTGGCAGTGGACAGCGGCGCGCAGTGGGTTACCGTCGGCGACAGCACGCTCGCCAACCTGGCGATGGCGGGCGGTAGCGTCCGTTTCGGCAACCCCGGCGACTTCCATACGCTTTCAGTAGACAATCTGTCCGGCAACGGCACCTTCATCATGGAAGGTAACTTTGCCACCGGCCAAGCGGACCTGCTCACCATCACCGGTAGCGCCACCGGCGAGCACACGCTGCGCATCGACAGCAGTGGCACGGACCCCGTGGCCGAAAGCAGCTTGCACGTGGTCCATGCCGCCAACGGCGATGCCCGCTTTGCCTTGGAGGGCGGCCCGGTAGACTTGGGCACATTCTCCTATGACCTGGTGAGCAAGGAAAACACGGACTGGTACCTCGACCTGACCACCCGCAAGGTAAGCCCTGCTGCAGGCTCGGTACTGGCCCTGTTCAACAGCGCACCCACCGTCTGGTACGGCGAGCTCGGCAGCCTGCGTAGCCGCATGGGCGAAGTGCGCCAGAACAGCGGCAAAGCTGGAGGATGGATACGTACGTTCGCCAACAAGTACAACGTTTCGGCAGCATCCGGTGTGGCCTACCAACAAGCCCAGCAGGGCTTTTCGTTCGGTGCCGATACGCCACTGCCGATCGGCGACGGCAACTGGCTGGCCGGTGTGACTGCAGGCTACAGCAGCTCCGAACTGAACCTTGACCGGGGCACATCGGCCAATGTCGACAGCTATCACCTGGGTGCATACACCACCTGGCTCGACCCGCAAAACGGTTACTACTTCGATGCTGCGGCACGGGTCAACCGCTACGAAAACAGCTCCGATGTACGCCTCAGCGACGGCCAGAAAACCAAAGGCAACTACAACAACCATGGCGTCGGTGTTTCCCTGGAGGGCGGCCGTCATCTGAAATTTGACCAAGGCTACTTCGTTGAACCCTTCGCCCAGTTGTCAGCACTGGTCATCGAAGGGAAAGACTACGACCTGGACAATGGCATGCGCGCCGAGGGCGGCAACACCCAGTCAGTGCTGGCCAAGCTCGGGACTACTGTCGGGCGCACCTACAACGTCGACGACGCACGCATGGTTCAACCTTATGTGCGGATGGCATGGGTGCATGAATTTGCCAACGACAATGCGGTCAAGGTCAACGGCAACCATTTCAACAACAACCTTTCAGGCTCGCGCGGTGAAGTGGGTGTCGGGGTTGCGGTGGCCTGGGCCGACAAATGGCAGGCTCACGCCGACTTCGACTACAGCAACGGCGAGAAGCTCGAACAGCCCTGGGGCGTGAATCTCGGGGTGCGTTACAACTGGTGA